Proteins found in one Exiguobacterium sp. 9-2 genomic segment:
- a CDS encoding aldo/keto reductase — MERIQLTEDLSFSRIIHGLWRLNEWEMTKEERLELIEACLALGITTFDHADIYGDYTNERLFGEALALKPELRDRMEIVTKTGIKMKGNHFSDQSLSFYDTTKEHIIKQVNRSLQELGVEYVDTLLIHRPDPLMDPNEIAEAFVELKDAGKVRTFGLSNHTPAQQSLIQSRLPFMLVTNQLELSVSELKHFEDGSVDLCHENEMPLMAWSPLAGGRLFKDERYAPLREKLAEIAEKIGAKEIDEVAYAWLLKHPARIMPIVGSGKIERIESAVRSTNLSLTREQWFEILKASRGRDVD, encoded by the coding sequence ATGGAACGGATTCAGCTAACAGAAGATTTATCATTCTCACGGATCATTCATGGTCTGTGGCGATTGAATGAATGGGAAATGACGAAGGAAGAGCGTCTTGAATTGATTGAAGCATGCCTTGCTTTAGGAATTACGACGTTTGATCACGCAGATATCTATGGCGATTATACGAATGAACGCTTATTCGGGGAAGCTCTTGCCTTAAAACCGGAATTACGTGACCGGATGGAGATCGTCACGAAGACGGGCATCAAGATGAAAGGGAATCATTTCTCGGATCAGTCATTATCGTTCTATGATACGACGAAAGAGCATATTATCAAACAGGTCAATCGTTCCCTGCAAGAACTCGGTGTCGAGTACGTCGATACGTTGTTGATTCACCGTCCAGATCCATTGATGGATCCGAACGAGATTGCAGAAGCGTTCGTTGAGCTGAAGGACGCGGGTAAGGTACGGACATTCGGTCTATCGAACCATACACCTGCACAACAGAGTCTTATACAATCACGCTTACCGTTCATGCTCGTGACGAACCAACTCGAGTTATCGGTTTCGGAACTGAAACATTTCGAGGATGGATCCGTCGATCTGTGTCATGAAAATGAGATGCCATTGATGGCATGGAGTCCGCTTGCGGGCGGTCGTCTCTTTAAGGACGAGCGATACGCACCGTTACGTGAAAAATTAGCTGAGATCGCTGAAAAGATCGGGGCAAAAGAAATCGACGAAGTCGCATATGCATGGTTACTTAAACATCCAGCACGTATCATGCCGATCGTTGGTTCTGGTAAGATTGAACGCATCGAATCTGCTGTTCGTTCGACGAATCTGTCGTTGACGCGCGAGCAATGGTTTGAGATTTTGAAGGCATCACGAGGTCGTGATGTCGATTAA
- a CDS encoding sulfurtransferase, giving the protein MFPTIQMADLQQLVRTDQIRWFDCRYDLQQPEYGRNAFLEQHVEGAQHLDLTTDLSGPIDEVGGRHPLPSKEAWQHTLEQHGVTPEDFVVLYDDGFPYAARAWWLFKWIGHERVVVLEGGFSSYLAFDLPVTDETFTYEPSQYTPRFQDEMLVSFEELKDQLTETLVIDSRAPDRYRGEIEPLDHVAGHIPGAVNCYFEQALSPDGRLRDAEDLKELYADILPVTAPILYCGSGVTACVNVIALHSLGKTDVRLYAGSYSDWVSRGEDVSRS; this is encoded by the coding sequence ATGTTTCCTACGATTCAAATGGCAGACCTTCAACAGCTCGTCCGTACGGATCAGATTCGCTGGTTTGACTGCCGCTATGACTTACAACAACCTGAATATGGACGAAATGCTTTCTTAGAACAACACGTCGAAGGTGCACAGCACCTGGATTTAACGACTGACCTTTCTGGTCCAATCGATGAGGTCGGCGGTCGGCATCCGCTTCCTTCAAAAGAAGCGTGGCAACACACACTGGAACAGCATGGTGTGACCCCGGAAGACTTCGTCGTTTTGTATGACGATGGTTTTCCATATGCCGCTCGTGCATGGTGGTTATTTAAATGGATCGGACATGAGCGTGTCGTAGTTCTCGAGGGCGGATTCTCCTCTTACCTAGCGTTCGATCTTCCGGTTACAGACGAGACTTTTACTTATGAACCCTCTCAGTACACGCCGCGTTTCCAAGACGAGATGCTCGTCTCGTTCGAAGAGCTAAAGGATCAGCTGACAGAAACGCTGGTCATCGATTCCCGAGCGCCCGATCGGTATCGCGGAGAAATCGAACCACTCGATCATGTCGCCGGACACATTCCGGGTGCCGTAAATTGTTACTTTGAACAAGCACTCTCACCAGATGGTCGTTTACGAGATGCGGAAGATCTGAAAGAACTATACGCCGACATCCTGCCGGTCACGGCACCTATCCTCTACTGTGGAAGCGGTGTGACAGCGTGCGTCAATGTCATCGCTCTCCACTCACTCGGGAAAACCGATGTCCGGCTTTACGCCGGCTCTTATAGTGATTGGGTCAGCCGCGGTGAAGACGTCTCCCGTTCGTAA
- a CDS encoding phospho-sugar mutase, giving the protein MSWKETYQKWDQFADLDSTLKEELVTLAADEKAAEEAFYKELEFGTGGMRGEIGVGTNRMNVYTVRKASQGFAAFIKASGEEAAAKGIVIAHDSRHFSPEFALEAARTLASNGIKAYLFDGLRPTPELSFAVRSLQAAGGIVITASHNPPEYNGYKVYGDDGGQLPPKEADELVSYVSQIEDELSIELEQEEVLRANGLIVRVGEELDEAYQEKLQTIRVLPSIQSELADPLKIVFTPLHGTGLVPVTEGLKRYGFEHVTVVKEQAEPDGAFPTVTSPNPEEHAAFKLAIEYGDRTDADILIATDPDADRVGVATRDADGEWTVLTGNQTGALLLDYILSQKAAQGTLPENGFVAKTIVTSELGALIARHYDLHVENTLTGFKFIGEKIKQYNASGQYEYLFGYEESYGYLIGDFCRDKDAVQACLLAAEMAAYHKKEGRTLYEALQSIYEQFGYFEESLRSLTLKGKDGVAQIGRIMDTFRENPPKQVAGEQVVLFEDYDASIAHDLKTHQPSPINLPKSNVLKFTLSDGSWFCLRPSGTEPKIKFYFSVTSPDAAETTRKRQQIEDEVMQEVEQIQ; this is encoded by the coding sequence ATGTCATGGAAAGAAACCTATCAAAAATGGGATCAGTTCGCTGATCTTGACAGTACATTAAAAGAAGAACTCGTCACGCTAGCAGCGGATGAAAAAGCAGCTGAAGAAGCATTCTATAAAGAACTCGAGTTTGGAACAGGTGGTATGCGCGGGGAGATCGGTGTCGGAACGAACCGGATGAATGTGTATACAGTTCGAAAAGCTTCACAAGGGTTCGCAGCATTCATTAAGGCATCAGGAGAAGAAGCGGCAGCAAAAGGAATCGTCATCGCACACGATTCACGCCATTTCTCACCAGAATTTGCGCTGGAGGCGGCACGGACGCTCGCAAGTAACGGCATCAAAGCGTATCTGTTCGACGGTCTACGTCCGACACCAGAACTTTCGTTTGCGGTTCGGTCTTTACAAGCAGCGGGCGGGATCGTCATCACAGCGAGTCACAACCCACCAGAATACAACGGCTATAAAGTGTACGGAGACGACGGTGGACAACTTCCACCAAAAGAAGCGGATGAACTCGTATCGTACGTCAGTCAAATCGAAGACGAGCTGTCGATTGAACTTGAGCAAGAAGAGGTCCTTCGTGCGAACGGTTTAATCGTCCGTGTCGGCGAAGAACTTGACGAAGCGTATCAAGAAAAATTACAGACGATTCGTGTCTTACCTTCAATCCAATCGGAATTAGCCGATCCACTAAAAATCGTTTTCACTCCACTTCACGGAACAGGTCTTGTCCCGGTAACAGAAGGCTTGAAACGTTACGGTTTCGAACACGTGACAGTCGTTAAGGAGCAAGCAGAGCCAGACGGTGCATTCCCGACCGTGACGTCACCGAACCCGGAAGAACATGCTGCCTTTAAACTGGCGATCGAATACGGAGATCGTACAGATGCCGATATCTTGATTGCGACGGATCCCGATGCTGACCGCGTCGGAGTAGCAACACGTGATGCAGACGGAGAATGGACAGTCTTGACAGGGAATCAGACGGGGGCATTGTTGCTTGACTATATCCTTTCACAAAAAGCGGCGCAGGGGACACTACCAGAGAACGGATTTGTCGCGAAGACAATCGTTACTTCAGAACTAGGTGCGTTGATTGCACGTCATTATGATCTCCATGTCGAGAACACGTTGACAGGCTTTAAGTTCATCGGGGAAAAAATCAAACAATACAATGCATCGGGTCAATATGAGTATCTCTTCGGCTATGAAGAGAGCTATGGATATCTCATCGGGGACTTCTGCCGCGACAAGGATGCCGTCCAAGCGTGCTTGTTAGCTGCTGAGATGGCTGCGTATCACAAAAAAGAAGGACGGACGCTCTATGAGGCATTACAGTCGATTTACGAGCAGTTCGGGTACTTTGAAGAGTCACTCCGCTCTCTGACGCTCAAAGGGAAGGATGGCGTGGCACAGATTGGTCGTATCATGGATACGTTCCGTGAGAATCCACCAAAACAAGTGGCTGGAGAACAGGTCGTCTTGTTCGAGGATTATGATGCGAGCATCGCTCACGATCTGAAGACACATCAACCCTCACCGATCAATCTGCCAAAATCCAATGTCTTGAAGTTCACGCTCAGTGATGGATCGTGGTTCTGCCTTCGTCCATCGGGCACGGAACCAAAAATTAAGTTCTATTTCAGCGTCACGTCACCAGATGCTGCTGAGACGACACGAAAACGTCAGCAAATCGAAGATGAAGTCATGCAGGAAGTCGAGCAAATTCAATAA